tttttctgggggggggttttaaaatatatttatgatcaaatttacaagttattagttaaactaaacgtcatttttattttctcaaaatggtattagttataaatcgtttttatagtgatacattagtttattataataggaaattcataaaataaaatccacccGTCGTTTGCTTGTAGATAATTCGTCCAACACTTCCTTTGCATCCACTGATATTAAACGATTAATAGACAGCATTGCCAATCCATTTAAtcttttctaaaaatttaaaatatcattcatatttttgatcaattaaatatacagttcctataatataatatattatataaatacctctGACATTGTATTCCTTAGGTACGTTTTAATTCTCTTCAATGACGAAAAAGACCTTTCGGATGAAGCTGTTGAAACAGGTAGTGTTGCTAAT
The Acyrthosiphon pisum isolate AL4f unplaced genomic scaffold, pea_aphid_22Mar2018_4r6ur Scaffold_16749;HRSCAF=17414, whole genome shotgun sequence DNA segment above includes these coding regions:
- the LOC100571975 gene encoding 52 kDa repressor of the inhibitor of the protein kinase-like, translated to MSTLEKDEFISLIEFYNDDLVDNNKDILISELKLWQRKILALDKQPKNAMDALIICNDMYPNIYKLLQILATLPVSTASSERSFSSLKRIKTYLRNTMSEKRLNGLAMLSINRLISVDAKEVLDELSTSKRRVDFIL